The window AAAGCCCTCGTCTCcccttagaaaatataaaaatacgaGTGTATTTTAccacttttttatttcaaaaaggcTCATAACCAAAACTTCGCCGGCCGGCCGATCGTCGTGTATGGAAAAAGGTTTGGacgagaaacaaattatcaaCTTTGAAGGGCCTAATTTGCTCAGTCGAATCACGACGATGGCTAAATTCGGAGGGAGCTGTTGGGAATCAAGTAGTTCATTTTATGGCCTTATTATTAAAGTTCTACGATATTCAGCTGGCTACTGGCGCGTATTCAACCCGGCAGTAAAACCTTCTAAAGGCTCTCAATGTAAATCCATTCAACGATACAGAGACACAATTGCGGtttttcagagttgttgatatcattcgCACGCGCTATTGATCACAATAATTGGAACACGTCACCGGCTGACCACGGTATGTACAAGCATACAGGCGACCATTCACCTCCGCAATCTCACACTGTGCAGACATGCTTCCGTGGATTCTCCTGGCGATCATGATCCTGGCGATCTTCGCTGcgctcctgttcctgcttcctgaggaatgacgtctttatgttttatgtgttactgttcgtctccgtactgtcctgtactgttctGTGTTTATTAATCCGTTCTGTTTTTCAGGGTCtaatcttttttaaatttcagggccgatttctctgtcgaTTTTCAACGTTCTATGGAATAAACCTAATGTCCGAAAGTGTCGGCTCCTTCGCCGGTCATGTGCAGAGGATGTCAGAAAaagagtcggtcaggaaatgctgccctctacacgccctcatacggaacacgaaaaccaggaCGACAACTGCTTCACGTTCGTGATCTAACTGCAGAGTGTGCTTGGCGACTTTAATGACGGGCACATCTGTCGGATTGTTCGCGGTAAAAATGGATCGGTTATACTGGACCGTCACGCCACTAGTATCCATTGGTCCTTGTGACCACTcggatgagggatgattcttCTGTCACGCCTTTGATTTCTGGTATTCATTGAGTCGGGTGAGGGATTGAGTCTACTGTCTCGCCCTTTGATTTCCactttgagtgctagttttcattgtgtccttgtgataACCTCGGGCAGagatgaagtctcttgtcggcttgtgagtgctagtttcattgtgtccttgtgaccacTCGGGCAgggatgaagtctcttgtcacgcCTTTGGTGCTAGTTGAGATCCTGAATCTCAATTCGGGCAATCTGGTTGTACTGCGCTATTTTTGCTTTGAACAATCGTACAGGTTTGTCAGTTACTAACGTCGCCCAGTACACCCTGTGGTTAGATGGTGAGGAGTTGTCATTCAGGTTTTACCGTTCTGTGTGAGGGTGTGTAGAGGGCAGCGAATTCCTGGCTGCCTCTTTTTCTGGTATCCTCCGCTCATGAACGGCGAAGGAGAGCCGACGCTTTCGggcattagttttgttccgtaccaggttttcatttatgttcttttttttcatttcaggactcccaCAGAAGACGACGACGCCCCAAGAGGACAGAAGATGGCGATGCTACAACAAGACGATACTGAACTCGCCAATCTTgagaaagttaagttgataaACATGTAAATTACAATTAATCGAAGAATTGTAActacaaaatatctttcttttactcattttaGGTACACTTAATCTGAACACGCCCATCATGATTAAGAAGATGACTGAGACACCATAGGACGATGAAAAAAGGATGCTCGGCAATCTTgagaaagttaagttgattaACATGTAAATCACAATTAATCAGAGAATTGTTGTGTCTACAGAATGTCTttcttttactcattttaGATAAACTTAATCTGAACAGGCCCACCATGGTTAAGAAGATGACGGGGACACCATAGGACGATGAAAAAAGAATGCTCGGCAATCGTAAGAAAGGtaagttgatacacatgtcaattacaattaatcaAAGAATTGTATGACCACAGAAATGTCGttcttttactcatttcagCCTAACATGAATCTGGAAAGGCCCAGCATGAAATAAATTAGCCATCTAGATTCTACCGACCAGAAGCGACCACTGAAGACTCCAGCTTGAATTAAACTCGACAACAAAACACCAAGAGACCTTTCGAAACTGAACCTGGCAGTCTTGATAAAaagctaagttgatttttcatacCTGGGTTGTATCAAGGGCAGGATGCGTATAGCACTGGAGAGAAGAGAGACGCTGGTGAAGTTCTCAATTTTACTATAATCGTGATTGGAGATTGAAGCTCTGTGGCCGGTATGTGGTTattagtgaattgaaatctAAAACAATCGTCGCTCTAATATTACTCGTTAGGTCTCATATGAATATTCTTGGCTGAGTATTGAAGTGTAGATAGGCCAGTTACCTTATATTCAGCCTCATATGAAACAGTGATGTATTAATGCTGCTGAACTACTATTAATTATTGTGGTCTTAAGCCGCAAtcaatttcgatgaatttttctTAACTTATTTAAGCTAAATTCTATCCTGGAAATAATGGTCCATGATTGGTAGATGACAACCGTataatcaaaattaatttgtgaATCATAATCAATGCTTATTAGGATGGTCTGCCTCAATGGATgttcttttttcttatttcagctAAACTCTATCCTGGAAATAATGGTCTTCGATTGGTAAACGACAACCAAAAGTAGACGACTACTGATGCCGATGAAAACTGCAGACGTCCAGATGAGAAGTTGTGGAGCTAGCAGCAGCGAGTTATCGCCCAACGATTGATTTCTTCAACAAGGTGGTGGATTTCTACAAACACTAtaattcaggagcagcagtaGCGGATCTTATAAACAATCGAGGAGCAGCATGGACAATAGCGCATCTTAAAAAGACTGAtccaggagcagcagagacaacaGTGTAacttataaacactgattacGGAGGAGCAAAGACAATAGTTCATCCTATTAACACTGTCTCAGGAGCAGTTGGtgcatcttataaacacttgaGGTGCAGCTAGTTAATCGTATAAACACCGACTCAGGAGCATCTATAGTGCATTTTATAAATACTAAGGAGAAACAGAGACAATAGTGGACTTTAAAGTATAGTAAAGTAATGGTTTATTTTTACACTTCACACTTTTACACTTGTACAAACTGGTCTAGTCAGAAATGTAGTTCACGAAATTCACTGTTATAACTATTAATTGTTTTAGGGGTACTCTGGTGAATAAAATGTGATTGGTACCGTACAATTTACACGAATGTTTAAACAACTATAAACAATATGCGTTATTCAAGGGATGCTGTTCGGgttgatgtgcactacgtcatcaatattgtttTCGTGACGTAACTGTGCCACACTTTTCGCCAAGCACAAGTTACTTTAGTGATACCTTGGAGAAAGATAACACATTATACATCGCCAGATATTATCGATAATCAATGTGATGATGACCAATGTAATTGTGTCAATGTATTTCAATgatctcatttatttgtaaattATCGAATTATTCGTAAGAAACCGATATTCTAATGTCATCACTGTCGTAATGACGGTGTCGAACATTTTAAGACACAGCCGCAGTCAGGATTCGAACCAATGTACTTTCGAGTGACGACATCGATGTTTCCTCAAAACGCCGTAAGATATCGCTGTAGAATCATGAGAGGAATAGAGATATTTTAATGCATTTGATTTATTCCGACACCACTTTTACAACGTACGAATTCATCGAATTTCATCGCCAAATCTAATCAAGAGCTTTGCCCAATGTTTTACAAGCATTTTGTTTCAGCAGGCAGTACCACGTTCTTCTGTAGAACCCCCAGGCTTTCTTCTGAGTTTTTTGAAATCGGCAATTATTGTAGGTTTTTTCCTGCCGAGCCTTCGCGTTTCGTGCCGCCTTGTCTTTACGGTAACAGATCATGACTCCGTTTTCAAAGTGACGCTCCCTGGTGCCCATTTTACCAATCAGACTCTTACCCATCGAAACGGCTGCTTTAACGTCTGCTACTGTTTGTCCCACCACCGGTTTCGGATTTTCCCCTTCCTCTCCCCCCTCCTCTCCACCTTCCTCTTCCTCTACCTCGCTGCGCTTTTGTATTTGTCCCAGGTGATCATTATCTGTCGTTAGAAAAAGCAAATTAAAATCGTAACGTATACGTTACACACCTGCCGTCTTATTCGCGTGACGTCACTGCACAGTGCGGACCGCCGCCAGGCACAAGCAACTTggagaaaaataacacatgtaTATTGCCCGATATCGACCTTGAATTATATGATGATAATGTTTTAAGAACATATTgagttattttcaatttgaatatatcggcAATGGGATACCCGCGGTGCTACTGTGGCGATCGAGGATTCcgcgtatggcaggcgaggatccgccaggttcgctaatAGATAGTTGGTCATccgcgttcgatttcttcCACGTTTCAATTCAATCTAAATGAACTTctctcttaaatgaatcaatta is drawn from Tubulanus polymorphus chromosome 10, tnTubPoly1.2, whole genome shotgun sequence and contains these coding sequences:
- the LOC141911877 gene encoding uncharacterized protein LOC141911877; this encodes MKFAYVCLIICLLASLVNMTIATIDDNDHLGQIQKRSEVEEEEGGEEGGEEGENPKPVVGQTVADVKAAVSMGKSLIGKMGTRERHFENGVMICYRKDKAARNAKARQEKTYNNCRFQKTQKKAWGFYRRTWYCLLKQNACKTLGKALD